The genomic DNA CTTTCGGCGCGGGGGCGTTTTCCGCGAGCTGGATCGGGTTGAAATAGCTCGCGACCACCTGCTTCTGGTCCTGGTTGAGCGCGTTGAGCAGCCACATGACCAGGAAGAAGGCCATCATCGCGGTCATGAAGTCCGCGTAGGCGATCTTCCAGACGCCGCCATGATGCGCCTCCTCGGCGAAGGCGCTGCGCCGGCGGACGATCACGAGCTCATGCTTGACCTCTTCCATGGCGGATTACCGGCGCGCTTCCTTGAGGCGTTCGCTCCAGGCCGAGATCTGCGTCTCGATCACGGTCTGGTCCGCAACGACACGAACCTCGAGCGCCTCCGCCGTCTCGTACTCGATACCGATCCGCCTGGACGTTTCGAGCTGCGTCTTCACGAGGTCGAGCAGCTCGCTCGGACCGGTGACCTTGAACGCCGGCGCCGACGAGTTGCCGGTCAGCGCCGCAATCTGCTCGACCAGCGATCCGATCGCCTTGTCGCGGACCGCGTCGGCGAGGAACGGCAGCAAGATCCGCGCGACGGAGCTAGCAATGTTGGTCTCGATCTCCCGGCAGGCCGCCTCGAAGCCGCCGACGATGGCGACCGCTTGCTGGTCGGACCATTTGGCGCGCTCCTCGCCGAGCCGGATCGCGCTGCGGACGCGCTCTTCGGCGAGCTTGGCGTCGCCTTCCGCAACCCCGGCCGCAAGACCGCGGCGGTAGGCGTCGTCCAGCAGATTGGTAGGAGGAGCCTCGGCCTTCGGCGCCGGAGGCGGCGACTGGGGCAACGGCTGCGGCTGAGCCTGAAGTTGCGGCTGAGGTTCGCGCACCACCTCCTTCGGCCGGGTCAGCAGGTCCTGGACCCTGGGCGGCGGAGCCGGTGGTGACTTGGCCCGGCCGTTCGCGTCGAACTGCGTCAGGAACTTTCCGATTGCCGCGTTCATGCCGCCTCCTCGCGTCGCATCCAGTCTTTAAGGATCGCCGCCGCCTGCGCCTGATCGAGCCGAACGATCTGCTCCAGCCGCTTCTGCGGCGTACGCTGCATCTTGCCTTCGAGGTCCTCGACGAGGTTGAGCTCGGGGTCCTGACTTTCGGCCAGCGCGAGGGCGGCAGCAGCTTCGAGCTCGGCGGCCTCGGCCGCCTCCACCTGCTCCTGCTCGGCGCGATGGGTCAGGATGCCGTTGACCGCCGGCCGCAATCCGAACCAGACCAGCATCGACGCAACGGCCAGGATCGTCACCGCGTTGATGACGCTGCCGAGCTGCTTGTTGATCATCTCGACGAAGCTGATCGGGGGCACCGGCGCCAGTTCGCGCGAGCCCTCGATGAAGTCAACGGCCGTCACCTGGATCTGGTCGCCGCGCGTCTTGTCCAGTCCGCCTGCCGTCGCCGCGAGCTGGCTGATCTCGGCGAGCTTGCTGTCGACGATGGCCTGGTTGGTCTTGTCGCCGAGATCGGCGACCAGCCGCGCGCGGTTGACAAGGACGGCGATGAACAGCTTCTTCACGGCGTAGCCGTCGCTCACCGTCGTCGTGGTCTTGGACGAGACTTCGAAATTGGTGACGTCCTCGCGGCGGGTCTTGTCCTCGCTGGAGTTCTTGCCGCCGCCGGCGTTCACCTGCTGATCCGGAAGGTTCTGCTGCACCGTCGTCGGGGTCGAACGGTCGGCATTCTGCGACGATTCCTTCTCGCGCACGTTGCGCACCGACCGCTCGGCTCGACTCTCGGGATCGTAGACGGTCTCGTTGATCTGCTTCTTGTCGGTGGAGAGCTGCGGGGCGACGCTGACCTCGAAATTGTCGAGGCCGAGATACGGCGTCAGCGCCTTGCGGATGTTCTCCTGCACCATGCCGCCGACCGTCTTCTGCAGGCTCGCCATCTTGGTCGGGGCGGCGCTCGCCTCGTCCTCCTCGGCAAGCAGCATCGAGCCGTCGGCATCGAGCACCGTCACCTTGTCGCGGCTCATGCCGGGAATCGCGGCGGCGACGAGATGACGGATCGACTGCGCCGTGCGCGCCTCGATCGCGCCGTCGGTGCGCAGCACGACCGAGGCCGAGGGCGGCTGCTGCGTCGCGCGGAACGAACCGCGGACCGGCATCACGATATGCACCCGCGCCGCCTTGACGCCCTTCATCAGTTGCACCGTGCGCGCGATCTCGCCTTCCAGCGCCCGGAGCTTGGTGACCTCCTGCATGAACGAAGTGAGGCCGAGCGAGCCGATCTTGTCGAACAGCTCGTAGCCGGAATTGGCGCTGGTCGGCAGCCCCTTCTCGGCCAGCAGCATCCGCGCCTGCATAGTCTGGCTCGGGCGCACCGAGAGCGCGTCGCCGGCCGTATTGACGTCGAACGTGATGTTCTGCTCGCGCAGCGCCGCGCCCATGCGCGTCACGTCCTCGCGGGTGAGGCCGGTATAGAGCGTTTCGAACTCGGGACGGCTGAGATAATACGCGCCGCCGACGACGGTGACGAGAACGGCAAAGCCGATCAATCCCAAGGCCATCAGGCGTCGCGGCCCAAGCTCCAGCAGATTATTGAGCAGTTGCTGTATCTGCGCACGACTGAGCATATGACCTCGTACCAATGCGAACGGTGAGGACACTCCGCTGCCAACCTTGTCTGAAGGTTGCGCGAGGACAGCATTGTGTCAGTTCGCAGGCACGGCGTTGCAATTTTACAAGAAACCTGGAGACGCCGGCTTTCCGGAAACGCGCGCACGCTCCGGGCGCATCATGGTGCGATCGGTTGCGGCGGGCCGTATGAGATCTGGCATCGGGGTCGATTGCGGGCACGTCATGTGCCGCCGCATCCGCCGGTCACGGCGGGGACCGTGCTCCCCTTAGGGAGCACGGCCGTTTTCGAAAGCGCCGCTTAGCCGCGGAACAGCGACAGGATGCTCTGGCTGTTCTGGTTGGCGATCGAGAGCGCCTGAACGCCGAGCTGCTGCTGGGTCTGCAGCGCCTGGAGGCGGGTCGATTCCGCGTTCATGTCGGCGTCGACGAGCTGGCCGATACCACGATCCACCGAGTCCATCAGCGACTTCACGAATTCCGTGTTGTTCGAGATGCGGTTCTTGATGGCACCGAGGTTGGCGGCCGACTGGCTGACCGTGTTGATCGCGGTGGTGACCTGCGCGATGTAGCCGTCGAGGATGGTCTGGTCGGCTGCCGAGTCGGTCAGCGAACCGATGCCGATGGTGTTGACCGACGCGCTGCCGGTCACGGTGTCGAGGATGCCGCTCGTGGACGCCGTGTAGAGCGAGTAGTTGGCAACCGTCACCGTGATGGTGTTGATCGTCGGCGTGCCGCCGACGCGCGAGAACGACGACACCAGGTTGACCGTCGTCGGGGTGGAAGCGTTGGTGCTGAGCCAGTTGACGCCGTTGAAGGTCGCCGCGTTGGCGACGTTCTTCATGTCCTGCTGGATTTGGGTGATTTCAGCCTGGATCTTGGTGCGGTCGATGCCGGCGGTCTTGGCTTCGACCAGCAGCGCCTGGAGCTTGGTCAGGCCGGAGTTCTGGTCGCCGATGACCTTGTTCAGAGCGGTGTATTCGGTGTCGACGGTCGCGGCCGACAGACCGAGCGAGTCGGAGACGGCAGAG from Bradyrhizobium sp. CCBAU 53351 includes the following:
- the fliF gene encoding flagellar basal-body MS-ring/collar protein FliF, which encodes MLSRAQIQQLLNNLLELGPRRLMALGLIGFAVLVTVVGGAYYLSRPEFETLYTGLTREDVTRMGAALREQNITFDVNTAGDALSVRPSQTMQARMLLAEKGLPTSANSGYELFDKIGSLGLTSFMQEVTKLRALEGEIARTVQLMKGVKAARVHIVMPVRGSFRATQQPPSASVVLRTDGAIEARTAQSIRHLVAAAIPGMSRDKVTVLDADGSMLLAEEDEASAAPTKMASLQKTVGGMVQENIRKALTPYLGLDNFEVSVAPQLSTDKKQINETVYDPESRAERSVRNVREKESSQNADRSTPTTVQQNLPDQQVNAGGGKNSSEDKTRREDVTNFEVSSKTTTTVSDGYAVKKLFIAVLVNRARLVADLGDKTNQAIVDSKLAEISQLAATAGGLDKTRGDQIQVTAVDFIEGSRELAPVPPISFVEMINKQLGSVINAVTILAVASMLVWFGLRPAVNGILTHRAEQEQVEAAEAAELEAAAALALAESQDPELNLVEDLEGKMQRTPQKRLEQIVRLDQAQAAAILKDWMRREEAA
- a CDS encoding flagellin: MASSLLTNSAAMTALQTLRNVSASLQTTENRISTGQRVSTASDNSAYWSIATSMRADNAALSAVSDSLGLSAATVDTEYTALNKVIGDQNSGLTKLQALLVEAKTAGIDRTKIQAEITQIQQDMKNVANAATFNGVNWLSTNASTPTTVNLVSSFSRVGGTPTINTITVTVANYSLYTASTSGILDTVTGSASVNTIGIGSLTDSAADQTILDGYIAQVTTAINTVSQSAANLGAIKNRISNNTEFVKSLMDSVDRGIGQLVDADMNAESTRLQALQTQQQLGVQALSIANQNSQSILSLFRG